The following proteins come from a genomic window of Liolophura sinensis isolate JHLJ2023 chromosome 13, CUHK_Ljap_v2, whole genome shotgun sequence:
- the LOC135480504 gene encoding uncharacterized protein LOC135480504 has translation MMQQNSRRGGRPSRFEPSSLPGAGLLGDAPGRGGFPAGFNPANTSLLGQAPGPGNRSMQMPSFGSAGQGTGMGVAQSLMGMGGAKGGNQQMANILQHQNGIMGNFLQQQQQQQHQQRRQQPQMQQPQQQQRLPTQNIRDTQLNIVNSLLKGAMSNQGASGQINNQMRAANSILGNFPRPPGSMPGGIAGMKGGNFGAQNLGQMAGLGRKAPSGLGLLDNPPIPSIFNLNTNPTNQLAQRKRAGMMDGRNRFEPDVKRYRKDLGQFSTGGSFSQIPPRTFDRPDNRNDRHDNNLRRSVPRFAGGRRDSSGSSHSDRSQNSRWQPAQGGSTQQTRDVYDPAEPTDDQEQRRGGSTEGSLSGETSPLGLEEGDGDFSVTVDKTGRSISDKKEERKQKSQEKKSPYFCHTCKVECNNKANFTSHMQSEFHQERLQDLLNLTKQKSSQLQARLKAEAHLRTIEEKDINDREGYCQTCDEPYTGSVIRHRRTSSHKQRDSSHKSRWEHNFRQRNQATVTMVTRDKTPTAASAKMKEKVKWPRCSVCDQTFKSPLKFVKHLNSLAHKSDTERSDEGHLDQNKNDADEADMDETETRPTEGDETQNETAIQGRRDCAVVPVYDGVTVVGQEFVVPVSGFFCKLCYKFYNKETTARVTHCLSKTHYDRYQEFVASKGTQVQNTVKNEPIFIEQSPAEKTVFAQSADTASVQSVLKENGVKVRDDDKTPKNSPDEVEMLQRKEEEKEDSDYQNMHLSEKDEEMLLAEEENEQGEECTQEEMKDDLSDAASPETRRSTRSRRSRHSRKT, from the exons ATGATGCAACAGAATTCTCGAAGAGGCGGACGGCCAAGCCGCTTTGAGCCCTCAAGTTTGCCTGGAGCTGGGTTACTTGGAGATGCCCCAGGTAGAGGGGGCTTCCCTGCTGGATTTAACCCTGCTAACACGTCACTTCTTGGGCAAGCCCCTGGCCCAGGTAATCGTAGCATGCAGATGCCCAGTTTTGGGTCAGCAGGTCAAGGGACTGGCATGGGAGTGGCCCAGAGCCTAATGGGAATGGGAGGCGCCAAGGGAGGCAACCAACAGATGGCCAACATTTTGCAGCATCAGAATGGCATCATGGGAAACTTcttacagcaacaacaacaacagcagcatcAGCAACGTCGTCAACAGCCACAAAtgcaacaaccacaacaacagcaGCGTCTGCCAACACAGAATATACGCGACACCCAACTCAACATTGTCAACAGTCTCCTAAAGGGGGCAATGTCGAATCAGGGAGCATCAGGACAAATAAACAACCAGATGAGAGCTGCCAACAGCATTCTTGGTAACTTCCCTCGACCACCTGGTTCAATGCCGGGGGGAATAGCAGGAATGAAAGGAGGAAATTTCGGAGCTCAAAATCTGGGTCAGATGGCAGGTTTGGGGAGAAAAGCGCCCTCTGGCCTGGGCCTGCTAGATAACCCGCCTATTCCCTCCATCTTTAACCTCAATACTAATCCGACCAATCAACTTGCTCAACGAAAGAGGGCTGGGATGATGGACGGAAGGAACAGGTTTGAACCGGATGTGAAGAGGTACCGTAAAGATCTAGGG CAATTCTCAACAGGGGGCAGTTTCAGTCAGATTCCACCCCGCACCTTTGACCGTCCAGATAATAGAAATGATCGCCATGACAACAACTTAAGAAGGTCAGTCCCAAGGTTTGCTGGCGGTAGACGGGACAGCAGTGGCAGTAGTCATTCTGACAGATCCCAGAATTCTCGCTGGCAGCCTGCTCAAG GAGGCAGTACGCAACAGACCAGGGATGTGTATGACCCAGCTGAGCCCACCGATGACCAGGAACAG AGGCGTGGAGGGAGCACGGAGGGGAGCCTGTCTGGAGAGACATCACCCCTGGGGCTAGAGGAGGGGGACGGGGACTTCAGCGTCACCGTGGACAAGACGGGCCGTTCCATATCAGACAAAAAGGAG GAGAGGAAGCAGAAATCCCAAGAAAAGAAATCTCCGTACTTCTGCCATACCTGTAAGGTGGAATGTAACAATAAAGCT AACTTTACCAGCCATATGCAGAGTGAGTTCCACCAGGAGAGACTACAGGACCTGCTGAACCTTACTAAGCAGAAGTCCTCCCAGCTCCAGGCCAGACTTAAGGCTGAGGCTCACCTCAGGACCATTGAAGAGAAAGACATAAATGACAG GGAGGGGTATTGTCAGACGTGTGATGAACCATACACTGGGTCTGTAATAAGACACAGGAGGACGTCTTCTCACAAG CAGAGGGATTCAAGTCATAAGTCTCGCTGGGAGCACAACTTCAGGCAGCGAAACCAGGCCACTGTAACCATGGTGACCAGGGACAAAACACCCACGGCTGCCAGTGCCAAG ATGAAGGAGAAAGTGAAGTGGCCGCGCTGTAGTGTATGTGACCAAACGTTCAAGTCCCCCCTAAAATTCGTGAAGCACTTGAACTCCCTCGCTCACAAG TCCGATACAGAGAGATCTGATGAGGGACATCTAGACCAGAACAAG AACGATGCTGATGAAGCTGATATGGATGAGACTGAGACGAGGCCAACCGAGGGAGATGAGACACAAAATGAGACTGCCATCCAGGGCAGGAGAGACTGTGCTGTTGTCCCTGTGTATGATGGTGTCACAGTTGTGG gtcAGGAATTTGTGGTTCCCGTGTCAGGGTTCTTCTGTAAACTCTGCTACAAGTTTTACAACAAGGAGACGACTGCCAGAGTGACTCACTGCCTCTCAAAGACTCATTATGACAGATATCAG GAGTTTGTTGCTTCAAAAGGTACACAGGTTCAGAACACGGTGAAAAATGAGCCTATCTTCATTGAACAATCCCCTGCTGAGAAGACAGTTTTTGCCCAATCTGCCGACACTGCATCCGTCCAATCAGTACTCAAAGAGAACGGCGTAAAAGTCAGGGATGACGATAAAACTCCAAAGAACTCTCCTGATGAAGTTGAAATGTTGCAGCGAAAAGAAGAGGAGAAGGAAGATTCAGATTATCAAAACATGCATTTGTCAGAGAAAGACGAGGAAATGTTGTTGGCTGAGGAGGAGAATGAGCAGGGTGAGGAGTGCACCCAGGAGGAGATGAAAGATGATCTCTCCGATGCTGCAAGTCCAGAAACAAGGAGAAGTACCCGCAGCAGGAGATCTAGACACTCGAGAAAGACTTAA
- the LOC135480506 gene encoding octapeptide-repeat protein T2-like: MYRKSIARFFYQAVIRTFHRGKHRRTKQADRQADRQNWQVCRQAGRQTEQAGRQTDRTGRYAGRQAEHADRQNWQAGRQAERQTELEGRQIYRTGRQAGRTRRQTELAGRQTDRTRRQTERAETQNRQAGRQNTQTDRTRRHTEQAGRQAEHADRQKWQAGRQTEHAGRQTEHAGRQKWQAGRQTEQADRQNR, translated from the coding sequence ATGTACCGCAAGTCAATTGCTAGATTCTTCTACCAGGCTGTAATAAGGACATTTCACCGGGGCAAACACAGGCGGACAAAACaggcagacaggcaggcagacagacagaactgGCAGGTatgcaggcaggcaggcagacagacagaacaggcaggcaggcagacagacagaactgGCAGGTatgcaggcaggcaggcagaacacgcagacagacagaactggcaggcaggcaggcaggcagagagacagacagaacTGGAAGGCAGGCAGATATACAGaacaggcaggcaggcaggcagaacacgcagacagacagaactggcaggcaggcagacagacagaacacGCAGACAGACAGAACGCGCAGAAACACAGaacaggcaggcaggcagacaaAACACGCAGACAGACAGAACACGCAGACATACAGaacaggcaggcaggcaggcagaacacgcagacagacagaaatggcaggcaggcagacagacagaacatgcaggcagacagacagaacacGCAGGCAGACAGAAAtggcaggcaggcagacagacagaacaggcagacagacagaaccggtag